Proteins from one Hoplias malabaricus isolate fHopMal1 chromosome 2, fHopMal1.hap1, whole genome shotgun sequence genomic window:
- the LOC136687066 gene encoding alpha-protein kinase 1-like yields the protein MNTVELTSVLEECLQLAEKEKPTLDKENFRLTRGFLSEDLRSLLLDAVEMKWPFVEERWQYKHSVTSEDKVNTMDLINQHLPQLMAFLKACISAVEPHWAMSAVFLLDRFLYWIDSSHILLKIAKALHRRYPETSVAPQIVIRQARIYLNTGKLQKAEYILSSLINTCGATGCWKYHKESDRTLVQAVSFQVRGQVLQKLGLWLEAAELIWASLIGFYILPLPDKKGIGTSLGLLASVLISMNDKDFTTFKKKPLIDLGFLGNCSNRLLCAAQAARMAVVYSQFGSLYVLTHMVTQGTCLLSYSFSRDCPAAEKQLYLSLAKEAFENGLLTKTEKDVVTSQQELHTLIKAAYCLAITNKWMCGPVEEVSLAIKACQEANALLYSYCYTDDLDKTVVSSEVMAKVQRAKSLLKVKPLVNSDPCSFMPDSYKTMEDKPVPFTPGDFTKMIENFQKHHQSVCEAFKASELKVRRSRLHANCITAFQTTLTGTLTTECDANILDLNKSEKSADPSIRVFHKETLGMTLESEDDQPSKNGQNPTNFEIQRPRRSQGSSSLGSSGESFELVDPSLCTEAEESQAKSVQNNQNGHKWNDQTSVPASTLSAGALVKEGNAQNQPEQDLCTTLESIEDDKIPNNSMRNGENTRTSSGSFSSCLGSSWQSISFSSSPQNDDLAKILKDKSVIDQICETVSSEDGPDSPFELISLNCATPISKGGQTTSFQTSDVIKCQIKDESSIETAEDIEDAEVSLLREGISGFAIADGHANGINANNATAKPQEVRPDQTYSGNGQRNSSSVSTDSYEMVQLDESEPKRSLELSALAHKAIHKNPADSQKKNILKVVPLLETEADDCKPCSLSSKPVENLRKKDDSQCPSDYGFDQITCINYCKGCFQGCVMGSEVLKEHDYKSLFSGVCQSCLLKRLPDKTFKLSQYNKVYSALVVKYSKATHTWTGCETSVYVGELLQVDVIGAQRQAFRIQYLHQEQLLGSYVGKEYLKEMKPYAHLADVERQMTAQHYIMEFNKRLYESNITTQIFYIPSELLLITEDDCIVACVSVEPFMLGDFVKLTNNTTKTDHRYSATEYGIAFGHFTYEFSNKEEVVVDLQGWVTANGKGLAYLTDPQIHSLRKPRSSSNFHQNGINKFMLQQHGERCNPICLAALNTFTHLTQ from the exons GCCTTTCTTAAAGCATGTATCTCTGCTGTGGAGCCTCACTGGGCGATGTCAGCTGTCTTTCTTTTGGATCGTTTCCTTTACTGGATCGACAGTTCACACATTCTGCTGAAGATTGCTAAAGCACTACACAGACGTTACCCCGAAACCAGTGTGGCTCCACAGATCGTCATACGTCAGGCTCGAATCTACCTTAACACCG GTAAGCTACAGAAAGCTGAGTACATATTGAGCAGTTTGATAAATACATGTGGAGCAACTG GCTGTTGGAAATATCACAAAGAGAGTGACCGGACTCTGGTGCAGGCTGTCAGCTTTCAGGTTCGAGGGCAGGTGCTACAAAAGTTAG gACTGTGGCTGGAGGCTGCAGAGCTCATCTGGGCTTCACTTATCGGATTCTATATTCTACCTTTACCTGATAAAAAG GGAATTGGAACGTCTCTCGGACTTCTGGCCAGTGTTCTGATCTCAATGAACGATAAAGACTtcactacatttaaaaaaaagcctctTATCGATCTG GGTTTTCTAGGAAACTGCAGTAATCGTCTGCTCTGTGCTGCTCAGGCTGCTCGCATGGCTGTGGTTTACAGCCAGTTCGGTTCTCTGTATGTGCTCACACATATG GTTACTCAGGGAACTTGCCTGTTGTCCTACAGTTTCTCCAGAGATTGTCCTGCTGCTGAGAAACAGCTCTATCTCTCCCTTGCTAAAGAAGCGTTTGAGAATGGGCTGCTTACCAAGACCGAGAAAGATGTAGTCACCAGTCAGCAAGAGCTACACACACTTATAAAGGCAGCTTACTGCTTAGCCATTACCAATAAGTGGATGTGTGGTCCAGTAGAAGAGGTCTCTCTGGCCATTAAAGCTTGTCAGGAAGCCAATGCTCTGTTGTATTCTTATTGTTACACAGATGACTTGGATAAAACAGTGGTTTCTTCTGAAGTCATGGCGAAGGTACAGCGTGCAAAGTCCcttttgaaagtgaaaccattaGTAAATTCGGATCCATGTTCTTTTATGCCTGATAGTTACAAAACCATGGAAGACAAACCTGTCCCCTTCACTCCCGGAGATTTTACAAAGATGATCGAAAACTTTCAGAAGCACCACCAATCTGTGTGTGAGGCTTTTAAAGCTTCAGAACTGAAAGTTAGGAGGAGCAGACTACATGCTAACTGCATCACAGCCTTCCAGACAACACTAACCGGGACACTCACCACAGAATGTGATGCAAATATTTTGGACCTGAATAAATCTGAAAAATCTGCAGATCCATCAATCAGAGTCTTTCACAAAGAAACTTTGGGAATGACTTTGGAGAGTGAAGATGACCAACCTTCAAAGAATGGTCAAAACCCAACAAACTTTGAAATACAACGTCCAAGACGTTCTCAAGGTAGCAGCAGTTTGGGATCATCTGGAGAGTCTTTTGAACTTGTTGATCCATCACTTTGCACAGAAGCAGAAGAATCACAAGCAAAATCTGTCCAAAATAATCAGAATGGACACAAATGGAATGATCAAACTAGCGTACCAGCTTCTACTTTGTCAGCTGGAGCCTTGGTTAAAGAAGGCAATGCCCAAAACCAGCCAGAGCAAGACCTTTGCACCACCTTGGAAAGTATCGAAGACGATAAAATCCCCAACAACAGCATGAGAAATGGCGAAAACACAAGAACGTCTTCAGGGTCTTTCAGCAGTTGCCTGGGCTCTTCATGGCAGAGTATATCCTTCTCCAGTTCTCCTCAAAATGACGATTTAGCTAAGATCCTAAAGGACAAGTCTGTAATCGATCAAATTTGTGAGACTGTATCGAGTGAGGATGGTCCTGACAGTCCTTTTGAGTTGATAAGCCTCAACTGTGCTACACCCATTAGCAAAGGAGGCCAAACCACATCATTTCAGACAAGTGATGTTATCAAATGCCAGATTAAAGATGAGAGTTCTATTGAGACTGCTGAAGATATAGAAGATGCAGAAGTATCTCTTTTAAGAGAGGGTATTTCTGGTTTTGCTATAGCTGACGGCCATGCAAATGGGATCAATGCTAATAATGCCACGGCAAAGCCTCAAGAAGTTCGTCCAGATCAAACATACTCAGGGAATGGTCAAAGAAATTCATCATCAGTGTCTACTGACTCTTATGAAATGGTGCAGCTTGATGAGTCTGAACCCAAGAGAAGTCTGGAATTGTCAGCCTTGGCTCACAAAGCTATACATAAAAACCCTGCAGATtctcaaaagaaaaacattctgaAAGTTGTTCCACTCCTCGAAACTGAAGCAGACGACTGTAAACCTTGTTCATTATCTTCAAAACCTGTAGAGAATCTACGCAAAAAGGATGACAGCCAGTGTCCCTCTGACTATGGTTTTGACCAAATTACCTGTATAAATTATTGTAAAGGATGTTTCCAGGGTTGTGTCATGGGAAGTGAAGTTTTAAAAGAGCACGACTACAAGTCCCTCTTCTCAGGAGTGTGCCAAAGCTGCCTCTTGAAGAGACTGCCAGATAAAACCTTCAAACTGAGCCAATACAACAAAGTTTACA GTGCTCTTGTAGTGAAGTATTCAAAAGCCACACATACGTGGACGGGTTGTGAGACGAGTGTTTATGTGGGAGAGCTGTTGCAGGTGGATGTAATAGGAGCTCAGAGACAGGCCTTCAGGATCCAGTATCTTCACCAAGAGCAGCTGCTTGGCAG TTATGTAGGGAAGGAGTATTTGAAGGAGATGAAGCCTTACGCACACCTAGCGGATGTGGAGAGACAGATGACAGCACAGCATTACATCATGGAGTTTAACAAACGCCTCTACGAGAGTAACATCACCACTCAGATCTTCTATATTCCCTCAGAGCTCCTTCTG ATCACAGAGGACGACTGTATAGTagcatgtgtttctgtggagCCATTCATGCTTGGGGACTTCGTAAAACTCACCAACAACACAACGAAAACAGATCATCGGTATTCAGCCACAGAATACGGCATCGCCTTCGGACACTTCACCTACGAATTTTCCAACAAGGAGGAGGTCGTCGTAGACCTGCAGG GCTGGGTGACGGCTAATGGTAAAGGCCTTGCATATCTGACGGATccacagattcactcactcagaaaaCCCAGATCCTCAAGTAACTTCCACCAGAACGGCATCAATAAGTTCATGCTGCAGCAACATGGAGAACGCTGCAACCCTATCTGCCTTGCTGCCttaaatacattcacacatCTCACACAGTAG